One part of the Chroogloeocystis siderophila 5.2 s.c.1 genome encodes these proteins:
- a CDS encoding glycosyltransferase family 2 protein yields MPKLSVIIPVYNGEKTILKTVESVQKQTFFNFELIVINDGSTDSTLELLAHLREPRMKVLSYENGGLPVARNRGIANATGEFITFIDADDLWTPNKLELQLAVLQQHPDADAVYSWTLYLNEEGTAFHQGEQLYFQGNVLPQLLLSNFIASGSNIMIRKQAIASVGYFDPTLRSCEDWDYWLRLAAHCAFVVVPKYQIIYRQSTTAMSSKVEVMEKHLLIVHERGFRLATSELQFLKNQSLANIYEFLAHLCLNYISGTNGAKQAYQKLRQAIVLQPSLLLTKKTQVLLMKIGLILLFSPKLSERILQEVKTLRAKNLESINTYS; encoded by the coding sequence ATGCCTAAACTATCCGTTATTATTCCTGTTTATAATGGCGAAAAAACTATACTAAAAACTGTTGAATCGGTTCAAAAGCAAACATTTTTTAATTTTGAACTGATTGTCATTAACGACGGTTCAACAGATTCTACATTAGAGCTACTAGCCCACCTACGCGAACCACGCATGAAAGTGTTGTCCTATGAAAACGGTGGATTGCCTGTAGCCCGAAATCGAGGTATCGCCAATGCAACAGGGGAATTTATTACATTTATTGATGCTGACGACTTATGGACGCCTAATAAATTAGAGTTGCAATTAGCTGTTTTACAACAGCATCCAGATGCTGATGCAGTTTATAGCTGGACACTGTATTTAAACGAAGAAGGTACAGCTTTTCATCAAGGAGAGCAACTGTATTTTCAGGGCAATGTTTTACCTCAATTGTTGTTGAGTAATTTTATTGCGAGTGGTTCTAATATAATGATACGCAAACAGGCGATCGCATCCGTAGGATACTTCGATCCAACATTACGCTCTTGCGAAGATTGGGATTATTGGCTACGTTTAGCCGCTCACTGTGCTTTTGTTGTCGTACCTAAGTATCAAATTATTTATCGCCAATCTACCACTGCCATGTCATCTAAAGTTGAAGTCATGGAAAAACATCTTTTGATTGTTCATGAACGTGGATTTCGCCTAGCGACTTCAGAATTACAATTTCTGAAGAATCAGAGTTTAGCCAATATCTATGAGTTTTTAGCTCACTTATGCTTGAATTACATTTCCGGCACTAATGGAGCTAAACAAGCATATCAAAAACTTCGGCAAGCAATTGTTTTACAGCCTTCACTATTGTTAACAAAAAAAACACAAGTACTACTCATGAAAATTGGCTTAATACTGCTATTCTCGCCAAAGCTTTCTGAAAGAATATTACAGGAAGTTAAGACACTTCGAGCTAAAAATCTTGAATCCATTAACACCTACTCATAG
- a CDS encoding glycosyltransferase family 2 protein has translation MPKVSVIIPVYNVEKFIAATVSSVLAQTYTDFELLIVDDESPDQSIKICQQFRDSRIKIIHQKNRGLAGARNTGIYHAQGEYLAFLDGDDLWLPEKLEQHVSHLENSPSVGVSFSCSVFIDETGQYLGVYQIPKKLQGITPSYILCRNPIGNGSAPVIRKQVFEAIKFFKQQGDQGESCYFDPQCRRSEDVECWLRIAVQTFWQFEGIPEALTLYRINSSGLSANWVEQFKSWQQAIEKIRTFAPELISQWEKPAKAYQLRYLARRAITLRSPSIAVKLINHSVATYWRILFEEPRRTLLTLAAAYFLFLFPDFIYNSTETIALKLIKITHKWYFFKQESFVKTSISS, from the coding sequence ATGCCAAAAGTATCAGTTATCATTCCAGTTTATAATGTTGAAAAGTTTATTGCTGCTACAGTATCTTCAGTGCTAGCGCAAACTTATACAGACTTTGAACTTCTAATCGTTGATGATGAATCTCCGGATCAGAGTATAAAAATTTGTCAACAGTTTAGAGACTCCAGAATTAAAATTATTCATCAGAAAAATCGGGGTTTAGCTGGAGCAAGAAACACTGGTATTTATCATGCACAAGGAGAATATCTAGCTTTTTTAGATGGAGACGATTTATGGTTGCCAGAAAAGTTAGAACAACATGTGAGCCATTTAGAGAATTCTCCTTCTGTTGGAGTAAGCTTTAGCTGCTCTGTCTTTATAGATGAAACAGGGCAGTATTTAGGTGTTTATCAAATTCCTAAGAAGCTACAAGGAATTACACCATCATATATCCTTTGCCGTAACCCGATTGGAAATGGCTCTGCACCTGTCATCCGAAAACAAGTGTTTGAAGCAATTAAGTTTTTTAAGCAGCAAGGCGATCAAGGAGAAAGTTGTTATTTTGATCCTCAATGCCGACGTTCAGAGGATGTTGAATGTTGGCTACGTATTGCAGTTCAAACCTTCTGGCAATTTGAAGGGATTCCAGAAGCTTTAACGTTATATAGAATCAATTCCTCTGGGTTGTCAGCGAATTGGGTAGAACAGTTTAAGTCTTGGCAACAAGCCATTGAAAAAATACGTACTTTTGCCCCAGAGTTAATTTCTCAATGGGAAAAGCCCGCTAAAGCCTACCAATTGCGTTACTTGGCACGTAGAGCCATCACCCTGCGATCGCCATCCATAGCAGTAAAGCTAATTAATCATTCTGTGGCTACGTACTGGCGTATTTTATTCGAGGAACCACGCCGAACACTCCTCACTTTGGCAGCAGCCTATTTTCTTTTCCTGTTCCCAGATTTTATTTATAACTCCACAGAAACTATAGCTTTAAAACTAATCAAAATTACACATAAATGGTATTTCTTTAAGCAAGAATCATTTGTAAAAACGTCAATTTCAAGCTAA
- a CDS encoding glycosyltransferase family 2 protein, with protein sequence MKKISVIIPVYQVEKYIEKTITSVFTQTYQNFEVIVVDDGSRDRTQEICQQFTDKRVKIISQENGGPSKALNTGIRYAQGEYLAFLDGDDLWLPEKLAKHIAHLESSLDVGVSFSRSAFINETGQLLGSYQTPKLKNITVSDLLCSNPLGNGSSAVFRRETLEAIKFKSNFANSLENCYFEERNRASQDNEILLRIGLLTSWKIEGISEVLTLYRVKPGGISANFLRTVEVWDEVLARSRHLAPEIIAKWEKKSKAYQLRITARTAVRMQSGAVAVQLLNKSLLTYWRILIEEPQRMFLTYIAAYSLWLLPLPLNRLLEKLVLQRIKVTQNPILQDYPGR encoded by the coding sequence ATGAAAAAAATTTCAGTAATCATTCCGGTTTATCAAGTAGAAAAGTATATAGAAAAAACAATAACTTCTGTTTTTACACAAACTTATCAGAATTTTGAAGTTATCGTTGTTGATGATGGTTCGCGCGATCGCACTCAAGAAATTTGCCAGCAGTTCACAGACAAGCGAGTTAAAATTATTAGTCAAGAAAATGGAGGTCCATCTAAAGCCCTTAATACTGGTATTCGTTATGCTCAAGGAGAGTATCTAGCTTTTCTTGACGGCGATGATCTGTGGCTACCAGAAAAGCTTGCTAAGCACATTGCTCACTTAGAAAGCTCTTTAGATGTTGGAGTTAGCTTCAGTCGATCAGCATTCATTAATGAAACTGGGCAACTTTTAGGGAGCTATCAAACGCCAAAACTCAAAAATATTACGGTGTCCGACTTACTATGTAGTAACCCTCTTGGCAATGGATCATCCGCAGTATTTCGCCGCGAAACACTAGAAGCAATTAAATTTAAAAGCAATTTCGCTAATTCCTTAGAAAACTGTTATTTCGAGGAACGTAACCGCGCATCGCAAGATAATGAAATTTTACTGCGGATCGGACTTTTAACGTCTTGGAAAATTGAAGGCATATCTGAAGTGCTTACTCTCTATCGGGTGAAACCTGGGGGAATTTCTGCTAATTTCTTGCGAACTGTTGAAGTTTGGGATGAAGTTCTTGCGCGATCGCGCCATCTTGCACCAGAAATCATTGCTAAATGGGAAAAGAAATCTAAGGCATATCAACTGAGAATAACAGCACGTACAGCAGTTCGGATGCAATCAGGTGCTGTAGCTGTGCAATTATTAAACAAATCCTTGCTAACTTACTGGCGCATACTTATTGAGGAGCCGCAACGTATGTTTTTAACATATATAGCTGCCTATTCACTCTGGCTCCTACCGTTGCCATTAAATCGCCTGCTAGAAAAGCTGGTTTTACAACGAATCAAAGTTACTCAAAATCCTATACTTCAAGATTATCCAGGTCGCTAG
- a CDS encoding glycoside hydrolase family 5 protein, whose amino-acid sequence MLNISWSPCIKSKKFWIFFSIGLLFVGILTLNSSPTLGVKEERFSRLTQGINLSHWFAQAPLTHKNFQTRVSVQDIQQIKKMGFRHVRVPIDPNVLFNEKQAEKLNQDNLKDFDRALDMILAENLGVIVDIHPQARFKQRLYNDVIFVNNVAKFWKSLAQHLSTRDPELVFLEVLNEPDVKDPKVWYGIQPKLLAAMRSGAPLHTLIASGNLRVGRNWDGIEALQLLSPIKDLNVIYNFHFYTPKPFVSQGATWGWDMLRYFRSVPYPSNPVSVASILPQIKNETARKRLQEYGKQRWNAQKLEELISSAAAWAKEHKVRLTCNEFGVYRRVAPPDDRNTWIRDVRSLLEKYNIGWSMWDYNHGFGVMKRVNGKSVPDLDTLQALFTEIDY is encoded by the coding sequence ATGCTCAATATAAGTTGGTCGCCTTGTATAAAAAGCAAAAAATTTTGGATTTTTTTTTCTATAGGTTTATTATTTGTAGGAATATTAACACTTAATTCATCACCTACCTTAGGTGTGAAAGAGGAGCGCTTTTCTCGCCTTACTCAAGGTATTAATCTTTCACATTGGTTTGCTCAAGCTCCTTTAACTCATAAAAACTTTCAAACCCGTGTCTCTGTTCAAGATATACAGCAAATAAAAAAGATGGGATTTAGGCATGTGCGTGTACCTATAGATCCCAACGTCTTATTTAATGAAAAGCAGGCAGAAAAACTCAATCAAGATAATTTAAAAGACTTTGATAGAGCATTGGATATGATTCTGGCAGAAAATCTTGGAGTAATTGTAGATATTCATCCACAAGCTCGATTTAAGCAACGCCTCTATAATGACGTTATCTTTGTAAATAATGTAGCTAAATTTTGGAAATCGTTGGCGCAGCATTTGAGTACAAGAGATCCGGAACTTGTTTTCTTGGAAGTACTTAATGAACCAGATGTCAAAGATCCTAAAGTTTGGTATGGTATTCAACCCAAACTACTAGCAGCAATGCGCTCTGGTGCGCCTTTACACACTTTAATTGCTAGTGGGAACCTGCGCGTAGGAAGAAATTGGGATGGTATCGAAGCTTTACAACTTTTATCTCCAATTAAAGATCTTAATGTAATCTATAACTTCCACTTCTACACACCAAAACCATTTGTTAGCCAAGGTGCAACTTGGGGATGGGATATGTTGCGGTATTTTCGTAGTGTTCCTTACCCTTCAAATCCAGTTTCAGTTGCATCGATTTTGCCACAAATCAAGAATGAAACTGCGAGAAAGCGTTTACAAGAATATGGTAAACAACGGTGGAATGCTCAAAAGCTTGAAGAACTGATTAGTAGTGCTGCTGCTTGGGCAAAAGAACATAAAGTACGCTTAACGTGTAATGAGTTTGGTGTTTATCGCAGAGTTGCTCCTCCAGACGATCGCAATACATGGATTCGCGATGTGCGATCGCTGCTTGAAAAATACAACATTGGTTGGTCTATGTGGGATTACAATCATGGCTTTGGTGTGATGAAACGAGTTAACGGAAAGTCCGTTCCTGATTTGGATACCTTACAAGCGTTATTTACTGAGATAGATTACTGA
- a CDS encoding sulfotransferase has protein sequence MQVNKIKVLYIAGYSFSGSTILANILGEIESFFSAGELRCIWEENLIKNFRCGCGSRFHDCSFWQEVFNKYPGGMQHINAQEIVGLQEKRKHFPFMLLPGNKQVLKPRFKKYLSSIEKLYQAIQSTTGSKVIVDSSKSPLYSYTLSMLPTIDLYIVHLVRDPRAVQYSCIKRKLRKKHRWEEHSIVEGCLTWNACNSAVELFWRSSLNHYLRLHYEDFIQRPKVALQQILQLVQEDVTQLPIKGKNIVNLTTNHTAIGNNNRFNAGATQLKIDEQWKEKMSVEDRQIVTNLTLPWLLYYGYLNKNKFTSNYLKIT, from the coding sequence ATGCAAGTCAATAAAATTAAAGTACTTTATATCGCTGGCTATTCATTTAGTGGCAGTACTATCCTTGCTAATATCTTAGGAGAAATTGAAAGTTTCTTTTCAGCGGGAGAATTACGTTGTATTTGGGAGGAAAATTTAATAAAGAACTTTCGATGTGGATGTGGAAGTAGATTCCATGACTGTAGTTTTTGGCAAGAAGTTTTTAATAAATATCCTGGAGGTATGCAGCACATTAATGCTCAAGAAATAGTAGGGTTGCAAGAGAAACGCAAGCATTTCCCTTTCATGCTGCTTCCTGGAAATAAACAAGTATTAAAACCAAGGTTTAAAAAATATTTGTCAAGTATTGAGAAACTATATCAAGCAATTCAGTCAACTACTGGCAGTAAAGTTATCGTTGATTCTTCCAAATCTCCTTTATATAGTTACACGCTTAGTATGCTGCCGACAATTGATTTATATATTGTTCATCTCGTTCGCGATCCTCGTGCGGTGCAGTATTCATGTATAAAACGCAAACTGCGTAAAAAACATCGTTGGGAAGAGCATAGTATTGTTGAGGGTTGTCTTACTTGGAATGCTTGCAACTCAGCAGTAGAGTTATTTTGGCGTTCCTCTCTAAATCACTACCTAAGATTGCACTATGAAGATTTTATCCAAAGACCAAAAGTAGCTTTACAACAGATTCTTCAGTTAGTTCAGGAGGATGTAACACAATTACCTATCAAAGGAAAAAATATAGTAAATCTTACAACTAATCACACAGCAATAGGAAACAATAATCGGTTCAACGCTGGAGCTACTCAGCTTAAAATAGATGAACAATGGAAAGAAAAAATGAGTGTCGAAGATCGGCAAATTGTGACTAATTTAACATTGCCTTGGCTTTTATATTATGGTTATTTAAATAAAAATAAATTCACTTCAAATTACCTTAAAATCACCTAA